TAATTCCTTCATAAACATTTACGAATTGAACAACATATAAGGTTTTTCTCgaaattaacattttttttactttatataaACTAAAATGAAAACTTCATTTTCAGAAgaatatattttaatttaatagatAAATTCCCCAGTTTAGTCAAATGTAATCTCATAGTTAGGTAAAGTTGTGAAGATCTGATTTTAGTTATAATCGTGATTATAACATATCATATGGGGATCAAAAAATACTACCAAAATAAACTAGTTTCCAAATTTGCTAACAAATTTTTATTTTGAGCCACAATTATAAGTTGATATATTAAGATATCGTTGGTGGACTCATCTTCGACTTCTTAATTTTTAACCATAATTTTATAGATGCAAACTGCAACAATTATGGAGAAAGCATTTTAAGTGTAAAAAAAAAACTACGGGGCATGCCTAACaatttatggattaatttagattGAATTTATGGATTCATTTAGAATAATGATAAAaatttgatgatgaaattgtGTAGAAAAAAACATACACCAAAGTACACTGTTTGTTGCTTGCACAAGAGGAAAAAAATGTGAAGACGGGTTAATGGTCAAGATTTACTTTAAGAAACAAGAATTTTCATCTGGGATTTTTCTTTGATGAATCAACCTTGATAACCAAGAcaccatatgtatgtatataaataaACACATAGCTTCTTGTTTCAATCACATACATACTTATAACTTATAACCAACACAACAAAATCTCCTAATAAATCAAAGAATAACATTATCCTCTTCTCATGAGAACTGAGAGGGGTAGCAATGAGAAAAAGAACCTAAAAATTGGGTTTTGTCGATGTTCAACTATTTATCTTTAGAATCAGATGAAGGTAAAACTTAAAAGAGCAATTCTTCTTCTACCAGGATCTCAGTTGCAAGATACTTCTCCACTTCTCATAAAGCTTTAGTAAATTAGCATCTTGTTAATATAAGTCAACCTCCTTGAGTGGAAGGTCTTGTAAGTTGTAAACACCCATTGACAATTGTAGGAGGACAAAAGCCATGGCTACCATCATCAACTAAAACCTGTCTTGGATCATCTAGGATGATTATACTTATGGTTGCACTGATAAGAAAGATAATCTTCCCGGGATCCAAAAAAGATTTCTTTTAGAACTACTCACAGACACACTACTCTACTTCTAAATCTGTATATTTCATCCATAGTGGAATTTGAACCCTCATCATTTGATTGACGAACACATATTCATCAACTTTTGATACCACTAGGACAGAGTCCCTTTGGTCCAAAAAAAGAACTTTGATTTGCATGAAATGATATAGGTTTCTTGTAGAAAATCAGAGGAGGTATAACATGGTATCCTTGTCATAAACCCAGGGCCGACCTTATGTTGCGGTTTTCTAAGCTAAGGCTTAGGGCCTCATATTCTCCAAAGTCCAAAAGCTTAGTCAATTAAAACATTAGTCGTTGTCTCGTCCATAACCATAAAATAAATCAAGAGGAATTACTGAAGAATAAATCAATGCCATTACGCCAAACGACGCTCATTGCATTCATGATTCATCCAATTGATTAATTCTGAAATTGAAACGGTGTTGCAAGCCTTTGACGCATTCATCCGAGATTCCAATTTTCGATTCTGACACAATAATCATTCGTTTTCTATTCTTCTATCTTGATTCTCGATTGTTCAAATCCTCAACAGTATGTGTTTCACTTTCATATTTTGTTACTGTTACAGTTAGACTATTTTCCTTTCCTCAATATATTCTAGTATTCTTCTATCTTGATTCTCTATTACTCTATTAAGATTTACGGTTAGCCGATTAGGCTGATTGACTGATTATTAGTCGATTCTCTATTTCTCTATTTCTCTATTACTCTATTTGTAgtttaatttgattaaataaatTGGTGATTGTAATTATCAAGCAATAATCATGTCTAATAGAAAATACGAAATATAGGCTCTAAAAAGGAAAATGAAAATGCAACAAGAAGCCCCAAATAAAGGAGAATGATTATAATATTAAGTATAGTAAAGACCAAATTGCCTTAAATTTTTGGTTGGTTTGGAGCTCCCAAACTAATTGAGTCGGGTGCATAGACCAAGTGATtcctttgtatatttttttagatAAGTCAAATATCCTCTTCCTTTTACGTTCTATCCATATTTCGACCcattaaaagataaaaatatatttattattttttcatgTCTACTGAAAATatatcatttttctttttttatttatataaaaatcgGTTTGTTATTTTAGACGAAtggataaaatttattttttattatgctAATAAAAAggcaaaattcaaaatcaaaataaataaattaaatcggaaaaacaagaaaataaaaacaaatcgacatgaaaccaaataaaaaatctaaaaaaataaaagaacactTGACAAACttcagaaaaaagaaaaaaagtaaaTAAGCGTTAAAGATGCGTTCCAActttagaaaaaatatttttttgcagaaaaaaaaaacaaatatttttatgtcttgttttttagaaaaaaatatacTATATATTTGCTACTTCGGACATGTATATGATGAAAATATATCTTTTTAAAAAAAGCAAAGTCCACCGGACTTCAGGCTTTACTTGAGAAGGCATTGAAATATGACCTTAgagaaaggtttttttttttttttaatagctTAGAGTAGTTACGTGtttaattgtaaaatttttgagGGGTCTTAAAAAATTGTCAAAATGTAAGGTTTTTCCTTAAATTAGCATTTTTcagataaaataaaagaaatcttcattataatatattttctatttaatagataaattcatcatttcaatCAAATAGAATCTAATTGATGATGTCAATTGTCAAGAGCTCATTTTACCTAGAACCTTTTTAGATTTTCATATAACCGTTTTAGGTTTTCATATCCGGATTGGAAGATTCGATCAAAATAAAGtagtttttaaatttattaaCAAAGTCTTATTTTGAGTCGCTATTAAAAGTTGAATACTATCGTGGAATCAACTTTGTTTAAATAGTAACCATAATTCTTGTAGACACAAACCGCAATAATTATGGAGAAAACATTTTAAGTGGAAAAAGAAACAAGATCAAAAAGAGTCTCACAAAGCTTTGCCAATGCatgaagttgtgatgtttttataAGGCTTCGTACGATAATGTTTGGTTTCAAGTTGAAAGAATAAATTTATAAGAATCAAGGTGAATGAACAATATTTTTAGATTGTGCATAACATTTCTAAGTAGTACGTTAGGGCGAATTTCCTAGAGCATAAAAATTTTAACTACATAATAAATACTGTCGAGGTGGGATCaaattatgttatgtttttatgatcttaaAATCCTACTTTAGATCTTGTTTCCATACCGGTCCTAGTCTAATAGAGTTTGTTTTTTGTTAATAAGATTTTAAGATCTTAACAACTGTGCTACTTAAGAGAAAATAGTGGTTTTTTAGACAGATAATTTTATGAAACACCTAATGTAACACAGtaaaatattcaaataaaattttcatttaaaattgcataatcctcataacacatttcacaaaaaaaactcctttatttaaattacaaatcgcaactccataattgtttgattttaaatccaggatcttcaaaacataactctttcactggtgtgtacaatcaagtcggtgtctTCCCGctatcctgagaaaacctgaagtatcacataatatatcatatatcacatatcacacaGAAATGCATAACtcaaataagcacataagacccacTGGTCACACAcatttaccactctaggtaaagtatagtgagaagattcacctcgaCAGCAAGCAAGCATCCTCGCACTCGAATCTCGGTctagccaccgcctaacacatagggtaGTTATCTCAATAAATACTCGATTCTCGACTCTAAATAACCAAACGCTACTCCTCTCTTTCCAACTCTCGAattaggtaaaagaccattttaccccttcatgGTCTCCAATACTCATgtagaccaaaccctaaagtcaatagaattcaaactcgagtcaacagtccatgtttgacccgaaTCGTCAAGTTCCCTCATTCCCTCAGAAGTCTCAAGAAATTCcagctcaactcatcgagttgaccccccaactcgtcgagttatcgcacgatcaagctcatcgggacaaaccctcaccgactcgtcgattcaggtcatggactcggcgagtcccttcgatatgattcctcattcagacgatttaagGCAGATCTATAACCCCACACTCCAGATCTATCCTCCTAAGGCTCGaaaatcacataaagttgcaagctttacattcatgcatgacaTAAAAGGCTCATAATGCCAAAACATGCTCCAACAAGGGCTAGATGCACAAGAGCTTGCTTCCAGCTCAATAAAGCTCGGGTCTCTGGACTCACAAGGCCACTCGTAGTCCAAATCTGAGGTTCCAAGCTCAATCCATACATTAATCACCGTGTTCTTTAATTCCACATGCCAAACCAATGTTCATAAttcacatcaattggtatcagagcaggtcttCGAAGATCAACATGATTTTTTGAAGAAACGATTTTCAGTTTGGCTATAATCATCACAATTGGAACATTTATAGTGAGTCTCTTTATAATCTCTCTAAATTTCATTGATTCGTGCGTTGCGTTCTtgatttttgatcattttgattcattggatcaatttttttttgaaaaacacatttgttatgatccaatatataattttttttcattaatcaagCCTCGATCCAATCTAATATTCATTTGTTTGATTCAATTCTCATttgcaaatatatattttttaatcaaaTGTAGCCCAGAAGTATATTGAATTCGTCATGCTCTTAGATTCATTGTTTTGAGCCCAAAGGTTTCACTGTGTACTGTTCATATCCAATTTCGTGAGCCCATAAATTGATTAATCTGATATTATCACTGTTTGAGCCCATTGATTCAACAAATCCATTCGATACATATGAACTCGTTCTTCTTCGTCATACGTATTCGTTGTTTAGGCGTCTCCATCGTATGCTTAAATATATCATTCTTGACTTCCTTTTTGATTTGCGTTCTTGAGTTCTGATTTTGCTTTAATAATTCTGAATAATCGATTAGAGTTTGTTTGTAAACTTGTGAATCGATTAAAATATATTTGTTCTATTACAAATCGGTTATGATCAGATTAAAGCAAAGAAATCGTAAATTCCATCTTTGAGTTTGATGAATAtggtcaagaacacttgaaggtgaTGAAGAGCAGTGAAACAATCCCGTTTTGATCTGAAATTTGTTGTGAGAATCATCAATTTTATGTTTTTTGATCTTTGACTTCGAAAAGTCAAACTCAATTTGCAATTGATGAATCAATGAATTGAATGCGGAATTTGGTTGATACGAGTCCTATTTGGGCTGTGAATGCTGAATTTGAGTTTGATTTGTGTTTAATTTCGAAATCGGTTGGGTCTATGTTTTTTATGTTGAAAATGTGAGGCTGAGAACGAAGAAtcgaatgaaaagttttggaatcGAATTTATTTACTGATGTTGAATGGGAAGactaagttttggaatttaatcgATTTCGAAGGATTGGAATGTCTATAATGTGAAATCGATTTCAAACAACTTGtgaattgaagtttcgacttgagTTTTTTTGGAGTCGACATTGACTGGAAAATGGTCATTGTGAGTTTTTGGATAATGAAGTCTTGGAATCGAAATTTTGATGTCAACGAACTGGATTTAGTATCAAATGTCGATGGCTATTGCTGAGATCGTATGAGAATTTTCACGACGTTTATTGTTCGATGGTCGATGCTTGATGACGAACAAATAATGCTGTGAAGGGTCTCATGTGTGAAGGGGTTCTTGGGTTGATTGATGAGGTATAAAGCACGAAGTGACGAATGAATAGTCGATGATCGAATTTTGGCTTTGATGTCGATAGTTGTGGGACGTAATAGCAAAGAATTTGGGATTGAAGTGGCTGATAACGAATTTTTGATGTCGACTAACAAAGATTTTGGTTACCCTCGACACTCGATACTCGACGGGTTGAGTGGAGTCGAGCATTGAATATCTATGGTCCAAGATTTTTGTTTAATCGGGAAGGTCAAAGATTTTGAGTTGACCGGTAACGAATTGAAGAAGAAAAGGCATAGTTTCGAAGTTGGTCCTTAAACTTTCGAAAATTTGACAGTTTGTAACCACTTTCGTAATAAGGACTAAATTTCTAAAGTTTGAAGAATTGTGTAGTTGTTTCGAAATCGTCCCTGAAGTTTCGAAGATTTGGCAGAATTCATCCAACTTCGACATTGGGCTGAAATTTCTTAGAAAGGGGATAATTTTTGAATCAGGCCCCTGCAGTTAatgcaaattgacgctttctacccagtCTCGAAAATAGGGGAGAGTTTCACATTTTTGGCTGTTTTGGGCGCACCAGGTcgctgcagaattttgaaatggACAATTTCTacacaaatttaaaattttttgtcAAAGGTGGTTCATGAACGAAGctaaaagttgaagattttttggattttccggattgaagcaaaatgtttatgttatgtgttaagggggagttttggatTTAAAAATTCCGAATTGAACACTTTCTCATTccctttttggttttataatcatttttcgattataaaaaAGGGGAGAGGTTTAGATATGGAAATTCGaaagttgaatttttcatattattcgaacttgaagaccgaagtgacctCGAGTATTTGAAGTTTATGAAATGATTCAATTGGAGATTCGGAACTGATTTCAGTTCATGATGGGTTTAGACTTATtcaagatttttggggtgtgcttttatgctcaactttagggtgattatttgaAGGTTGAGAAACTCCTAATTATCCATTGATGcttggtttgtatggtctcacattctAGAACCCGGATTGAAAAAtcattgaagaattgaagatttgaagttcATCTCTACATGTCTCATGTTTGAGGCTTGGTTTGCATagttgcttgattttggaagatttgaagtgagtcatccaatcctaactttgagggggagaatgttgggtacaaagttatccatgtgtgactttgtaaatggtttgacttttgtagacccacttgcatgtggtaaagtagccttgtgacatgagagagagagagagagagagagagagagagaaagagagagacatgtaaacacctctatataaggtgggttcataccacttatagaggtgtgcttgagagatgtaacattgagagtgttagagtgtgttaattatgtatatTCATATCTATATCCTTTTTATAACACCTTACATAATCGaatgcatctcttaaacaccGAAATCATCGTGTtctttgtgtgttctttaattccACATGCCAAACCAGTGTTCATAATTCACATCACCATGTTTGAAGTTGGTGAGTAATTAGTTTTGCTCATTGGGCAACATATGTGGCAATATGTGTCAACTAGGTTACCACGTTTGATGTAAGTGTCTCATTAATTTTGCTTATCTGGCAACTGATGTGGCGCTGCTAACGTGCACACTAAAAGAACATTAGAAATCGGTGCGAATAAATCCAAGCTGAGACAATTAAAAGGTAATGCTAACTCCATTTCTATTTCTTTAAACTTGTTTGTTGCAAAAAAGAAAATACATTGCCCATATTTGCATCAAgagtaaagttgctaacttttacaattttccctaaataatatataaaatactATTAAAAAAATACATGGTAAAGACTCATCCCATTCCATTCCTTAGTGATTCCATTCCATCCATCCAACCAAACAcagaaaaacaaaatcaaattactTACTTCCATTAAAACACAAGTATAACGAAAACAAATCATCACCAAAAATCTCCACAAGAACACTTTCCATCTTTAAACAAATGAAACCGAACTAAATCTCTCACAAGAATCTCTCTCTTTGTGATCTTTGAAATCAACTTAGTTGCATTATGACAATCCCCACACACCCTCAAGTTTTTAACAACTCTAATAGTCATACCCTTAGGAATAAAAATCAACCCAAAAGCAATAGCAAGTTTCTCACTATGATGATTAAGCATCCTTATCTTTTCACTCTCCTCCACATTATGAAGAGCAAATCTTACATCAGGAACATACCCTTCTTCTATCATCTTAATGTTTAACTTCTCAAGCTCATCATAAATCTTATCTAAATAAGGACTTGATCTATCAtcagctgaaaacacatgcaCTTTGTTTTTATATTTAATCCAACTAAACCCCGGGGTTTTTCTTATATCTTTATCTCTCATTTCACTTTTTAAATTCGCCACCTCACCCCATATCCCTTTAGCAGCATACATTTCTGATAACAACACATAACTTGCAGGATTCTGAGGCTCTAATTCTTGTAAACACTTTGAAGCCCATTTACCGATTTCAAAATTCCCATGAGATCTACATGAACTAAGTAATGTAGATAATCCAAATGCATCAGGGGAAAAAGGCAtatcatttataaaacatttagcttCTTCAATATATCCAGCTCTACTCAATAGATCAATCATACAACTATAATGATCAGAAACTGGAACAATTCCATGTTCTTGAATCATTGATTTGAAATATTTTTTACCTTTTTCAACTAATCCTGCTCTACTACAAGCTGAAAGAACACCTATAAATGTTACTCCATCTGGCTTGAGTTGACTAGTCAACATTTTTTCAAAAAGATCGATTGTTTTATTAGCTTCACCGAATTGGGAATACCCTGAAATCAAAGAAGTCCATGACACCTCATCTTTGACTTTCATTTCATTAAACTTTTGACTAGATTTCTCAATTGTTCCACATTTTCCATAGAAGGATACAAGTGAATTGGAAACAGTTATGAAAGAAATCAAACCTGAAACTTGTGCATGACAATGAAACTGTTCGCCTTCTTCTAAACTAGCAAGATTCCCACATGAACTTATGACACTTCCAAGTGTAAAGTCATCTGGATGTATTCCATTTCTTTGCATTTCACAACAACACCTTATTGCTTCTTCACAATGACCGTTTTGCCCATACCCCACTATCAATGCAGTCCAAGAAACAATGTTTTTGACTTTCATTTTACTGAATACTGTTCTTGCATAGTTTAAATGTTTACATTTCACATACATGTCAACAAGGGAGCTTCCAACGTATACATTGTCCATGATGTCAGTTCTTATGATGTATGCATGGATTTGGGAACCTTCTTTTAGAGACAGAGTTCCTCCACAAGCTTTCAAGATGCTTCCAATTGTGAACTGATCTATATTGAATCCTTGCTTTCTCATTTCTCTGAATATATCGATTGCTTTTTTGGATAAACCGTTTTCGGTAAACCCTGTAATCATGGTTGTCCAAGTGATTGAATCTTTTTCAGGTGTGAGATGAAATAATTGCTCTGAATCTTCAATCATGCCACTACGGAGAAGATTGATAATCATTGTGTTATACATTACGATATTTCTCTCAGGCAATTCATCGAACACTTGTCTTGCATCGTTTATAATACCTGCTTTTGAGTACATTTCAACCAATGGACTACCCACAAATACGTAAGATTGAAACCCATGAGATACTATCTGCGCATGGATCTGTTTACCCAAATCAAGAAACCCGTTGTTTGTGGATAAACTGAGCATAGTCGAAAATGTAATCCTATTCAAATTCACAGATTTTCCGTCTTTTAACATCGACTTATACGCCTTTAATGCTTTATCACAAGAACCAAAACTAGCGTAACCGGAAATAACTGAGTTCCATGAGACACCATCTCGTTTCGGCATGCCATGAAAGATCTTTTCCATTTCCAGTAGGTTCCCTGATTTCGAATAAGCAGAAAGTATGGTGTTCCATGAAAAAAGATTTGGTTGAGGAATTTGATCAAACACTTTGCGTGCATAAGTAATATTGCCCAATTTGTGATAACTGCTGATGAAATTATTGAGCAAAAAGGTCTCGATATCTACTATGGTTTTAATTATAAAGCAATGGAGCTTCTTTGCTTGAAGTTGGTTACGGGTTTCACAACAGAGCTTGAGCAGTGAACAGTAGGAGTTTGATACGGAAATACACATGCTTTAATTTAGCGGGTAGAACTCTTTGATTATCAAAGCGCGAAACGCCAATAAAAGACGTCAACTTAGATTCAAAGTCCCAACGCACCAAATATATCGTGTAAATGTAAACGATCTTCGAGAGAAAGGGGAAGCAAACAGATCATTCCATAAAATCGTGTCTGGTTAGAAATATGAAAAGCATTGAACAATTCCCTAAAGAGTAAATTCCATAAAATCGTGTCTGGTTAGAAATATGAAAAGCATTGAACAATTCCCCAaagagtaaattactaaaatccatttggtcaaaattacatgtttgttttttttttttttttttttgcacttcGATCGGTCGTTCCTtctggtttgattttgttgtgtttttcgtcCTTATGGTTTGcttaaaattgcacgtttggtccctaactttatgtatgtaaatgACGAAGTACATAACAATTTGCATAAGCAAAGTCGAATATTTGTTACAAATCTAGATCCTGCACTCTCATCTTTAGTCTCTATCTATCATCTTAGTATATTAGTCAAGCTATATCTTGTATTTTCTTGGGCCTAACTAAGAAAAGAGAACAAAAAAAGCAAAAGCAAATACGACTTTCAGCCAGGCTGCTTCATTCAAGTCTAGGACTTAGGCAAGACTTATAAATCGAGCAGTTATAAATATGGTTCGCGAAGCATCTGGCTTACCGGTAATCTCCCATTCCCGCCGTCGAGAGACTTAAATAACTATAGCATGCTAGAAACCAGCCCAGCAAGAAGCTCAATTCTTCTATAACATAACGGGGTGGGGTTGCGCACGAGCCGAGTGATGTAGGTGCACAAGAGTACTTCGCGCCACAACCATCTCTTTTTTTATTGGCTTCTTTTCAGGCTTGAACAAGCAAGTACGCAAACAGCCATCTTCCTTGAAGGTTCTAGCAAACGAAGACGGAAGACATTGATCTAGTTATCTTTGTCTCTATCCTCTTTCTAAAGATAGATAAGCAAGGTTTTTCTCACTACTGGCAAGAAGCAACTTTTGGGGAAATGATAGCAAGAAGGATATCGTTGTCTACATTCTACACGGCACTAGAAGGTCGACCCCACTTTCCACACTATGTTGACTTTACTCCTGAGCCCAGTCATTCCCCGCTACTCTTTCACACAGCATTGAAGGCTTTTTCTGTAACCAGCTGAGCTACCTGGACCTCTTTCCTAAAATATGCTTTTTGCTTACGCTTCTTCGTCAAACTTTCGAGCAGAATATCCTAGTCGATAGTTTGTTTCAGTTGAAGGGAGGTTTGTAAATAAACCTTTTGTCGTGTATTCCCGATTAATGCAGCCTTAGATGCTTCAAGTTCGGTATTTACTAGCAAGGAAAAGGGTAGGATCTACCAAGACGGGTGGCATGTGAACCGCTTTGGAGTGAATCGGTTAAGAAcgccatttttttttattttttgttagttTAGCCAATTTATCATAAAAGGTAAAAGGGGGTAAAGGAACCATGTGTTGATTGAAACGCAACAAAATTAAACCACAAGGACGATccgaatgcaaaaaaaaaaaaaaaaaaaaaaaaaaaaaattagagaccAAACATACAATTTTGACCAAACTATAAGACGGTTTGAGTAATTTACTCTTCCCTAAATAATAGTATCATTCACTTAAAACATATTTTTTGCATTAGATTAGTTGTATGTATAATGTTTGATAAAACTAGTACAACtaaatgttaaaatttaaatgtttatcatAATATTATTGAATTCTTAgtttattttatcatataataataataaatgacaTGTATTTAAATTGTTTTGTTAAAATAATATCTATATATAATTTGTTAAGATATTATGTTTGCTGGGATTACTTTGTtgacaaaaaatgattttaataaataCTAAACAAATAAAGAATGTGTGGAATACAcatttgtttaagtttgatcaagtttcaaagtacattgtcatTTATGGCGAAGCCTCTGAACGAACGAGGGTCTGGGGGCAgtgcccctgggagcggggtgcCGGGGTCCAACGGGCGGCAGCCCTTGGCGGGGTACAAGAGGCAGAGCCTCTGGTTAGGTTCGACCCTTGGTTTGACCTTTATCCAAATATTCATTTTTATGTCggtttttatggttttatgacagtttgaaacggtcatatgacagttttcagacagaGATCTTAAAGTCTGTTTTGGTCTCATTTCTGGTACATACAAAAATATCATCAAAACATCATCTGTTCTTGTCTctctgagtcttatccgattaatAAATATTGGGAGTACAACCCTAATACTTTAATCTCAGAGTGTTTAACATAATTTTTAGAATTTCTAAGTCTTTTTATACTCAAATTTctaacaatttttattttattagcaTGATTTTTTTTGGGGTATCCAAGACATGGAGCAGGATTTGAGTCTCATTCCAAGTGATTCCTCTTGTCAGGGCCGGTCCTTTAATTTTGAAGGCCCTATGCGAATAATAAAATAtgagcccatatatatatatatatatatatatatatatatatatatatatatatatatatatatatatatatatatagggtgagattcaatagagaaccata
The genomic region above belongs to Lactuca sativa cultivar Salinas chromosome 4, Lsat_Salinas_v11, whole genome shotgun sequence and contains:
- the LOC111896524 gene encoding putative pentatricopeptide repeat-containing protein At1g68930 isoform X1; its protein translation is MCISVSNSYCSLLKLCCETRNQLQAKKLHCFIIKTIVDIETFLLNNFISSYHKLGNITYARKVFDQIPQPNLFSWNTILSAYSKSGNLLEMEKIFHGMPKRDGVSWNSVISGYASFGSCDKALKAYKSMLKDGKSVNLNRITFSTMLSLSTNNGFLDLGKQIHAQIVSHGFQSYVFVGSPLVEMYSKAGIINDARQVFDELPERNIVMYNTMIINLLRSGMIEDSEQLFHLTPEKDSITWTTMITGFTENGLSKKAIDIFREMRKQGFNIDQFTIGSILKACGGTLSLKEGSQIHAYIIRTDIMDNVYVGSSLVDMYVKCKHLNYARTVFSKMKVKNIVSWTALIVGYGQNGHCEEAIRCCCEMQRNGIHPDDFTLGSVISSCGNLASLEEGEQFHCHAQVSGLISFITVSNSLVSFYGKCGTIEKSSQKFNEMKVKDEVSWTSLISGYSQFGEANKTIDLFEKMLTSQLKPDGVTFIGVLSACSRAGLVEKGKKYFKSMIQEHGIVPVSDHYSCMIDLLSRAGYIEEAKCFINDMPFSPDAFGLSTLLSSCRSHGNFEIGKWASKCLQELEPQNPASYVLLSEMYAAKGIWGEVANLKSEMRDKDIRKTPGFSWIKYKNKVHVFSADDRSSPYLDKIYDELEKLNIKMIEEGYVPDVRFALHNVEESEKIRMLNHHSEKLAIAFGLIFIPKGMTIRVVKNLRVCGDCHNATKLISKITKREILVRDLVRFHLFKDGKCSCGDFW
- the LOC111896524 gene encoding putative pentatricopeptide repeat-containing protein At1g68930 isoform X2; protein product: MCISVSNSYCSLLKLCCETRNQLQAKKLHCFIIKTIVDIETFLLNNFISSYHKLGNITYARKVFDQIPQPNLFSWNTILSAYSKSGNLLEMEKIFHGMPKRDGVSWNSVISGYASFGSCDKALKAYKSMLKDGKSVNLNRITFSTMLSLSTNNGFLDLGKQIHAQIVSHGFQSYVFVGSPLVEMYSKAGIINDARQVFDELPERNIVMYNTMIINLLRSGMIEDSEQLFHLTPEKDSITWTTMITGFTENGLSKKAIDIFREMRKQGFNIDQFTIGSILKACGGTLSLKEGSQIHAYIIRTDIMDNVYVGSSLVDMYVKCKHLNYARTVFSKMKVKNIVSWTALIVGYGQNGHCEEAIRCCCEMQRNGIHPDDFTLGSVISSCGNLASLEEGEQFHCHAQVSGYSQFGEANKTIDLFEKMLTSQLKPDGVTFIGVLSACSRAGLVEKGKKYFKSMIQEHGIVPVSDHYSCMIDLLSRAGYIEEAKCFINDMPFSPDAFGLSTLLSSCRSHGNFEIGKWASKCLQELEPQNPASYVLLSEMYAAKGIWGEVANLKSEMRDKDIRKTPGFSWIKYKNKVHVFSADDRSSPYLDKIYDELEKLNIKMIEEGYVPDVRFALHNVEESEKIRMLNHHSEKLAIAFGLIFIPKGMTIRVVKNLRVCGDCHNATKLISKITKREILVRDLVRFHLFKDGKCSCGDFW